The Gemmatimonas phototrophica region CGGACCGTCGGTGGAGCCGTCGTCCACAATGGCCCCCGGAATGGTCTTGGGCGCCGGGTAGCTCAGGTCCCAGATGAAGCGGTTCGTGCCGGCGCGTGCATGCACCACCGAATCCGCCGCCTCGTAGCTCAACGCTTCGGCGCGCTGCTCCAGGCGAATCTTGGCGGCAGCGGAATCGGCCGCCGGGTTCCCCGTGCTGTCCTTTCGCGGGGCATCCGCGCTGCTGAACGTACGCACCACCTTGCCCGACGCTTCGAGGAACTGCACCGTGATGGGTGACGACGGCGCGCTCTTGAGCCAGTAGTCCACGCTCACGCCGTACCGCGGGTTGGCGCCGGCGTTGCCGCCGCCACGACCACCGCCCATGCTCGTCCAGCGAATGGCCGAGGCTGGGGCAAACAGGTGCACCGGCTTGGTGGTAATGGAGTCGGCCAGTGTGCGCAGCGGCGAGATGTCATCAAGTGACCAGAAAGCGCGCCCGTGTGTGGCCACAATGAGATCGTTGTCGTGCACGCGAAGGTCACGCACCACGGCCCGCGGCAGGTTGAGCTGCATGGGCTCCCACGCCGCGCCGTCGTTGAACGAGACGTACACGCCCGTTTCCGTTCCGGCAAAGAGCAGGCCGCGGCGTTTGGTATCACTGCGAATGGCGCGTGTATACGAGCCCATGGGAATCCCCGCGTCAATGCGCGTCCACGTGGCTCCGTAATCAGTGGTCCTGTACAGATACGGCGCGAAGTCGTCCTGCTGATACCGATTGGCGGCGACGTACGCTGTGCCGGCATCGAAGGGCGACGCTTCAATGATCGACATGCGCGCGAACGCCCCCATTCCCTTGGGCGTCACGTTGGTCCAGGTGGCACCATTGTCGCGTGACACATGCACCAGGCCGTCGTCGCTTCCTGTCCAGAGCACACCCTTGGCTACCGGCGATTCGGCAAAGGCAAAGATGGTCGCGTACCACTCGGTGCCGGTCATGTCACCGGTTACCGGGCCACCACTGCGCCCCAGTGTGGCCGGGTCATGTCGCGTGAGATCACCCGAGATCTTTTCCCAGCTGCCGCCCTGATTGCGCGAGCGCCAGAGAAACTGCGACGCCGTGTACAGCACGTCGGGGTCGTGCGGCGAGAAGTGAATGGGGAACGTCCACTGAAAACGCTGCGGTACATCAGCGGCGGCCATACCGTCGTAGTTGCCCAGCCACACCGACACATCGCGACGCATGTTCGTCTTCTTGTCGTGACGGGTCAGCTGGCCCATGTAGCAGCCACCAAAGGTCACGTTGGGGTCGCGCGGGTCCACGGCAATGTAGGCGTTTTCACAGCCGGCCACCGGCCACCAGTCGCGCTCCGTAATGCGCCCATTGTCGGAACGGTGCGCAATGTTCACCGACGTGTTGTCCTGCTGCGCGCCCAGAATGCGATACGGCACCGACTGGTCGGTGGTCACGTGGTAGAACTGCGACGTGGGCTGGTTGTCCTGCGAGCTCCACGTGCGCCCACCGTCGAGCGATACCGACGCGCCACCGTCATTGCCGTTGATGAGCCGCTGCGGGTTCTTGGGGTCCACCCACATGATGTGCGTGTCGCCGTGTGGCACCCGCGTGGTGACAAACGTTCGGCCGCCATCAATGCTGCGGCTTACCTGCAGGTTCATCACGTACACGGTGTTTTCGTTCACCGGGTCGGCCGTGATGCTCATGTAGTAGAACGGGCGCACGACAAACTTCTGATCGCTGTTGGTGCGCGTCCAGGTGGCGCCGGCGTTGTCGCTGCGGAATACGCCACCCAATGAGTCCTGCGCTTCAATGTTGGCGTACACGCGCTGGCCATTGGCGGGCGAGACACTCACGCCAATCTTGCCGATGAGCCCCTTGGGCATGCCGGGATTGTAGGTCAGTTCGCTCCA contains the following coding sequences:
- a CDS encoding WD40/YVTN/BNR-like repeat-containing protein, whose product is MPFPRTLLRGACATLSTTAALLALTVPCSAGAQRAPRPSAGERPTYDPALYTDGTKTNNALKSLRWRLVGPFRGGRSTAVTGDPTRPLVFYFGAVNGGVWKTSNAGQSWENITDGKTDISSVGAITVAPSDPNVIWVGTGEGKPREDITYGTGVYRTTDGGDTWTPRGLANTQHITSLRVHPTNPDVAYVTALGHAFGPSPDRGVFRTLDGGATWKKVLFIDDSTGAADLSLDVTNPRILYASMWKFQRTPWGMNAGAGRSGLWKSTDGGDTWSELTYNPGMPKGLIGKIGVSVSPANGQRVYANIEAQDSLGGVFRSDNAGATWTRTNSDQKFVVRPFYYMSITADPVNENTVYVMNLQVSRSIDGGRTFVTTRVPHGDTHIMWVDPKNPQRLINGNDGGASVSLDGGRTWSSQDNQPTSQFYHVTTDQSVPYRILGAQQDNTSVNIAHRSDNGRITERDWWPVAGCENAYIAVDPRDPNVTFGGCYMGQLTRHDKKTNMRRDVSVWLGNYDGMAAADVPQRFQWTFPIHFSPHDPDVLYTASQFLWRSRNQGGSWEKISGDLTRHDPATLGRSGGPVTGDMTGTEWYATIFAFAESPVAKGVLWTGSDDGLVHVSRDNGATWTNVTPKGMGAFARMSIIEASPFDAGTAYVAANRYQQDDFAPYLYRTTDYGATWTRIDAGIPMGSYTRAIRSDTKRRGLLFAGTETGVYVSFNDGAAWEPMQLNLPRAVVRDLRVHDNDLIVATHGRAFWSLDDISPLRTLADSITTKPVHLFAPASAIRWTSMGGGRGGGNAGANPRYGVSVDYWLKSAPSSPITVQFLEASGKVVRTFSSADAPRKDSTGNPAADSAAAKIRLEQRAEALSYEAADSVVHARAGTNRFIWDLSYPAPKTIPGAIVDDGSTDGPVAVPGDYAVRLIVGKDTLTRAFAVKPDPRLNMTAAEYKAQFDAANAVGARITSITETVQRVQDLQRQLDERARQASSQAYAKEVRDASTALRKKLEAVRAEIYEVYTKADQATLNYPIKLYQMFISLNAQVLEGTNPPTRQHGEITSDLGGKLDVQLKTLQGLEDKELSEFNALLSRLGVPNVFVPKKPIG